A single window of Rickettsiella endosymbiont of Dermanyssus gallinae DNA harbors:
- a CDS encoding LPS-assembly protein LptD, with translation MSGNTAKNSIAKNIKDFTVKFNQCDDNAHNSVSDNFLISLRAIAYLFIAGSFITPVSAATVENTSIAHELGWIPDKLSICKGYYRDPLHAYAKMSLANFDQAFTHIDAAQSHFSFEGTSTLSGHVVITQPGRTLYADQVYFYRDPTSGKITNMDLRGEIRIHEPNLLIKAKKAHLDVDKQSGSITDIIYRILLRNSTILFGTNEKMPINAWGTASNAEQNYPGLITLYNTNYTTCSPTNPVWQLSAKKIVLNRDTGRGKAYNTWLDYKGTPIFYSPYIGFPIDDRRQSGFLFPNLNNTTQSGIGIGFPYYWNITTNYDFLFTPTFLTKRGIQLNGQLRYLTRKSTGQITATYLPHDRAAAELTNQIPFLYPDTNPLIFPRNDRRSLTWQEQRQWSPRWSSLVDFNWVGDDYYLEDFNNPTTIAINQLPQHAEINYSGDIWNFTTRLMRYQTLHPLNQAPVNNPYNSLPEIDLSSSTQTFHGFNYQLSNQLNYFQALSDPGELVPPPQALRLNIQPSISYPIREQSYYIIPRIQLSLTHYNIRNQVPGFKSAIQRTTPLFSVDSGLYFDRQFDWGSHPYQQTLEPRLFYLYVPYRDQNNIPIFDSALIPFSYDSLFLTNRFSGYDRIGDANQISFALTTRLLDQTTEAEKLRASIGEIYYFENRRVGLCSPLEKQLSTAGTLCANLFVVGATSPTAEFSPIAGQLNYNVSSRWSTTADIAWDPSSHEIINAAANVQYHPYPNQLFNINYGRIRFGDQLLTNPPTSPTSSQNDFNRLGFSFATPLKNQWSTVGGWNYNFSHNYSQSFFYGLQYDSCCWAFRVVAGRTFYALNQNSDPIFNNVVYFQWQFKGLSTIGISDITSFLTSNIPGYTDNFQSSANLL, from the coding sequence TTGAGCGGGAACACAGCCAAAAATTCAATTGCGAAGAATATAAAAGATTTCACTGTGAAATTTAATCAATGCGACGATAATGCACACAATAGCGTAAGCGACAATTTTTTAATTTCCTTACGCGCTATTGCTTATCTATTCATTGCAGGCAGCTTTATAACGCCCGTCAGTGCAGCAACTGTAGAAAATACATCCATTGCACATGAACTCGGTTGGATACCGGATAAGCTAAGTATTTGTAAAGGCTATTACCGGGATCCTCTACACGCTTACGCTAAAATGTCTTTAGCCAATTTTGATCAAGCCTTTACTCATATTGATGCGGCTCAATCTCACTTTTCATTTGAAGGTACTTCAACTTTAAGTGGACATGTTGTTATTACACAACCAGGGCGAACTTTGTATGCGGATCAAGTCTATTTTTATCGTGATCCTACCTCAGGGAAAATTACTAACATGGATTTACGCGGTGAAATTAGGATCCATGAACCTAATTTATTAATAAAAGCTAAAAAAGCACATTTAGATGTCGATAAGCAATCCGGCTCGATCACGGACATTATTTATCGCATCTTATTACGCAATAGCACTATTTTATTCGGCACAAATGAAAAAATGCCTATTAATGCTTGGGGAACAGCCAGCAACGCAGAACAAAATTATCCGGGTCTGATTACCTTATATAATACAAACTATACAACTTGCTCACCAACCAATCCTGTTTGGCAGTTATCTGCAAAAAAAATAGTATTAAATCGTGATACAGGGCGAGGTAAAGCCTATAACACATGGTTAGATTATAAAGGAACACCTATTTTTTATAGCCCTTATATTGGGTTTCCTATTGATGATCGTCGTCAATCCGGCTTTTTATTTCCTAATCTAAACAACACCACGCAATCTGGCATTGGTATTGGATTTCCTTACTATTGGAACATCACAACCAATTATGATTTTTTATTTACACCGACATTTTTAACTAAACGTGGAATACAATTAAATGGGCAATTGCGCTATTTAACCCGTAAAAGCACAGGGCAAATAACAGCGACTTACCTTCCCCATGATCGGGCCGCTGCTGAACTTACAAATCAAATTCCTTTTCTTTATCCGGACACGAATCCGTTGATTTTTCCTCGTAACGACAGACGCTCGCTCACTTGGCAAGAACAACGCCAATGGTCACCTCGGTGGTCTAGCTTAGTTGATTTTAACTGGGTGGGAGATGATTACTATTTAGAAGATTTTAACAATCCAACCACTATTGCTATTAATCAGCTCCCTCAACACGCTGAAATAAACTACTCAGGGGATATCTGGAACTTCACAACACGCTTGATGCGTTACCAAACACTTCATCCTTTGAATCAAGCACCGGTTAATAATCCTTATAACAGCCTGCCAGAAATTGATTTAAGTAGTAGCACGCAAACGTTTCATGGATTTAATTATCAACTGAGCAATCAACTCAACTATTTCCAAGCTTTAAGCGATCCGGGTGAGCTAGTTCCACCGCCGCAAGCGTTACGCCTCAATATCCAGCCTTCTATTAGCTATCCTATTAGAGAGCAGAGTTATTACATCATTCCTCGCATACAACTAAGCTTAACGCATTACAACATTCGCAACCAAGTTCCGGGATTTAAAAGTGCTATCCAACGAACAACACCGTTATTTAGCGTTGATAGTGGTTTATATTTTGATCGTCAATTTGATTGGGGTTCTCACCCTTATCAACAAACCTTAGAGCCTCGCCTCTTTTATTTGTATGTGCCCTATCGCGATCAAAATAATATTCCTATTTTTGATAGCGCGCTCATTCCTTTTAGTTATGATAGTCTTTTTTTGACAAATCGATTCAGTGGCTATGATCGAATCGGTGACGCTAACCAAATTAGTTTTGCCTTAACCACTCGATTGCTTGATCAAACCACAGAAGCAGAAAAACTTAGAGCAAGTATTGGCGAAATTTATTATTTTGAAAATAGACGTGTGGGTTTGTGTAGCCCGCTAGAAAAGCAACTGAGTACGGCAGGAACATTGTGTGCTAATCTCTTTGTTGTAGGCGCCACCTCACCCACAGCCGAGTTTTCGCCCATTGCCGGTCAGCTTAATTACAATGTCAGCTCAAGGTGGAGCACAACGGCCGATATCGCCTGGGATCCTTCCAGTCACGAGATTATTAATGCGGCAGCTAATGTGCAATACCATCCCTACCCAAACCAACTCTTTAACATTAACTACGGACGTATTCGTTTTGGTGATCAGTTGCTAACAAATCCGCCCACATCCCCTACCAGCTCACAAAATGATTTCAATCGGCTTGGCTTCTCTTTTGCTACCCCGCTTAAAAATCAGTGGAGTACCGTGGGAGGATGGAATTATAATTTCAGCCATAATTATTCACAAAGTTTTTTCTATGGGCTGCAGTACGATAGTTGTTGCTGGGCATTTCGTGTTGTCGCCGGCCGTACTTTTTATGCTTTAAATCAAAATAGTGACCCTATTTTTAACAATGTTGTTTATTTCCAATGGCAATTCAAAGGCTTGAGTACCATAGGTATCAGTGATATAACCAGCTTTTTGACAAGTAATATTCCTGGCTATACGGATAATTTCCAATCTAGTGCCAATCTTTTATAG
- a CDS encoding peptidylprolyl isomerase, with amino-acid sequence MHYFKKFVPLVILLSSLLVSMTSHAAETLDRIVAVVNTHVITQQQLNEQIELTRQQAQAENKPIPSDATFRTEVLNHMIDTELQRQLAEMAGMKIDETGLDKTIADIAKRNGLTVEELRSRLEQENMPYAKYRQKIREQLIMARLQQDEVGQKITVTPQEITDALAHMPKSNTGGAAYHVEDLLVPLPNNPSSQILATTKQAALSLLQQAKSGHSFQQLVEQPQNASLALSGGDLGWRLLNELPDIFQSSVQSLKPGEIAGPIQAQNGFHLLRLLESRGGSATAARTVTSSHVRHILIKTSPLVSNKQAEQRLREIRAEILRGGNFADLAKKYSQDPGSSVKGGDLGWTLPGTFDPTFEAQENKLLLNQLSLPFQTQFGWHLIQVLGREQKLQTTESLTREQAAQWVYQKKFQQALQNWLRQLRRQAYVKIM; translated from the coding sequence ATGCATTATTTTAAAAAATTTGTTCCTCTGGTTATTTTATTAAGCAGCCTGCTTGTTTCAATGACTAGCCATGCGGCTGAAACCCTAGATCGTATTGTTGCCGTCGTTAATACGCACGTTATCACGCAACAACAGCTTAACGAACAAATAGAACTAACACGCCAACAAGCACAAGCAGAAAACAAGCCCATTCCTTCTGATGCCACTTTCCGCACAGAAGTTCTTAATCACATGATTGATACCGAATTACAACGTCAATTGGCTGAAATGGCTGGTATGAAGATCGACGAAACCGGATTAGATAAAACAATCGCCGATATCGCCAAGCGCAATGGCCTGACTGTTGAAGAGTTACGTAGCCGACTTGAACAAGAAAATATGCCTTATGCAAAATATCGACAAAAAATACGCGAACAACTGATTATGGCTCGTTTACAACAAGATGAAGTGGGCCAAAAAATTACGGTAACGCCACAAGAGATAACCGATGCGCTTGCACATATGCCAAAATCTAATACTGGCGGAGCAGCCTATCATGTTGAAGATCTGCTGGTACCACTTCCAAATAATCCATCATCACAAATTTTAGCTACGACCAAACAAGCAGCTTTATCTCTGTTACAACAAGCAAAAAGTGGCCATTCTTTCCAGCAATTGGTGGAACAACCTCAAAATGCCTCATTGGCTCTATCTGGCGGCGATCTAGGCTGGAGACTTCTGAATGAATTACCGGATATCTTTCAATCATCCGTACAATCATTAAAGCCAGGAGAAATAGCAGGTCCTATTCAAGCACAAAATGGATTTCATCTTCTTCGCTTGTTAGAGAGTCGCGGAGGCTCCGCAACGGCAGCTCGTACCGTCACTTCATCACACGTGCGGCATATTTTAATTAAAACATCTCCGTTGGTTAGTAATAAGCAAGCCGAACAACGCCTGAGAGAAATCCGTGCTGAAATTTTACGTGGCGGTAACTTTGCCGATCTAGCAAAAAAATATTCACAAGATCCTGGCTCTTCTGTCAAAGGCGGTGATCTAGGCTGGACACTACCAGGCACATTTGATCCAACCTTTGAAGCACAAGAAAATAAACTACTGCTTAATCAGCTTAGTTTGCCTTTTCAAACTCAATTCGGGTGGCATTTGATACAGGTCTTAGGCCGTGAACAAAAACTGCAAACCACCGAATCACTCACGCGCGAACAAGCGGCACAATGGGTTTATCAGAAAAAATTTCAACAAGCCTTACAAAATTGGTTGCGACAGTTACGTCGTCAAGCGTATGTAAAAATCATGTAA